Proteins encoded within one genomic window of Ascaphus truei isolate aAscTru1 chromosome 8, aAscTru1.hap1, whole genome shotgun sequence:
- the POLR3A gene encoding DNA-directed RNA polymerase III subunit RPC1 isoform X4: MKEQFRETDVAKKISHICFGVKSAEQMRQQAHIQVVSKSLYSQDNNHSPLAFGVLDHRMGTSEKDRPCLTCGKNLAECLGHYGYLDLELPCFHVGYFKAVIGILQMICKTCSTIMLSAEERKQFLDFLKRPSLPYLQKRGLKKKISDKCRKKTICLHCGAFNGSVKKCGLLKIIHEKYKSTKKVVDPVVSHFLQSFETAIEHNKEVEALLGRAQENLNPLVVLNILRRIPAEDIPLLLMNPEAGKPGDLILTRLLVPPLCIRPSVVSDLKSGTNEDDLTMKLTEIIFLNDVIKKHRITGAKTQMIMEDWDFLQLQCALYINSELSGIPMNMAPKKWTRGFVQRLKGKQGRFRGNLSGKRVDFSGRTVISPDPNLRIDEVAVPVHVSKILTFPEKVNKANIHFMRKLVQNGPEVHPGANFIQQRHTQMKRFLKYGNREKIAQELRYGDIVERHLIDGDIVLFNRQPSLHKLSIMAHIARVKPHRTFRFNECVCTPYNADFDGDEMNLHLPQTEEAKAEAYVLMGTKANMVTPRNGEPLIAAIQDFLTGAYLLTLRDTFFDRSKACQIIASILVGKDEKIKVRLPHPTILKPVTLWTGKQVFSLIIQPSLDNPVRANLRTKGKQYCGKGEDLCHNDSYVTIQNSELMCGSMDKGTLGSGSKNNIFYILLRDWGQLEAANAMSRLARLTPVFLSNRGFSIGIGDVTPGQGLLKAKQDLLDDGYRKCDEYIEALNTGKLQQQPGCSAEETLEALILRELSVIRDHAGSACLRELDKSNSPLIMALCGSKGSFINISQMIACVGQQAISGSRVPDGFENRSLPHFDKHSKLPAAKGFVANSFYSGLTPTEFFFHTMAGREGLVDTAVKTAETGYMQRRLVKSLEDLCSQYDLTVRSSTGDIIQFIYGGDGLDPAAMEGKDEPLEFKRVLDNVRAVYPCPKEPALSKNELVLTTESIMKRSEFLCCQDTYLQSLTDTGYRQYYEEIKKFVQEVSERIKKTRDKYGINDNGTTEPRVLYQLDRITPTQLEKFLETCRDKYMRAQMEPGSAVGALCAQSIGEPGTQMTLKTFHFAGVASMNITLGVPRIKEIINASKNISTPIITAQLDTDNNADFARLVKGRIEKTLLGEISEYIEEVFLPDDCFLLVKLSMERIRLLRLEGLIYQEHIPVTRTLGTGTSLFPLFTNSDIIKHLPVALFFRGIRNTYLSLCRPSPLPVPPHASPCAASRSDAPRLSL, from the exons ATGATCTGTAAGACCTGCTCCACCATCATGCTGTCTGCAGAGGAGAGGAAGCAGTTCCTGGATTTCCTGAAGAGGCCCAGCCTCCCCTACCTGCAGAAGAGAGGCCTGAAGAAGAAAATCTCAGACAAGTGCCGCAAGAAAACCATCTGTCTACACTGCGGGGCCTTCAATG GCTCGGTGAAGAAGTGCGGCCTGCTGAAGATCATCCACGAGAAGTACAAGTCAACCAAGAAGGTGGTGGACCCCGTGGTGTCCCACTTCCTGCAGTCCTTCGAGACGGCCATAGAGCACAACAAGGAGGTGGAGGCTCTGCTCGGGCGGGCACAG gagaacctgAACCCACTGGTGGTGCTGAATATCTTAAGACGGATCCCGGCAGAGGACATCCCACTGCTGCTCATGAACCCGGAGGCAGGGAAGCCCGGCGACCTCATCCTGACCAGGCTGCTGGTTCCCCCGCTCTGCATCCGCCCGTCCGTAGTGAGCGACCTCAAATCTGGGACCAACGAGGACGACCTTACCATGAAGCTGACCGAGATCATCTTCCTGAATGATGTCATAAAGAAG CACAGGATTACAGGAGCCAAAACCCAGATGATCATGGAGGACTGGGACTTCCTACAGCTGCAGTGCGCCCTGTACATTAACAGCGAGCTCTCCGGCATCCCCATGAACATGGCCCCCAAGAAATGGACTCGCGGCTTCGTGCAGAGGCTGAAGGGGAAGCAGG GTCGGTTCAGGGGGAACCTCTCGGGGAAGAGAGTGGACTTCTCCGGCCGTACGGTCATCTCTCCAGACCCCAACCTCCGGATTGACGAGGTTGCTGTTCCCGTCCATGTGTCCAAAATATTGACCTTCCCTGAAAAG GTGAACAAGGCAAATATCCACTTCATGAGGAAACTGGTGCAGAACGGCCCCGAGGTCCATCCGGGAGCCAACTTCATCCAGCAGAGACACACCCAGATGAAAAG GTTCCTGAAGTATGGCAACCGTGAGAAGATCGCTCAGGAGCTGCGGTACGGGGACATCGTGGAGCGCCACCTTATAGATGGAGACATTGTCCTGTTTAACCGGCAGCCTTCTCTGCACAAGCTCAGCATCATGGCTCACATA GCCCGGGTCAAACCGCACCGGACCTTCCGCTTCAATGAGTGCGTCTGCACGCCGTACAATGCTGATTTTGATGGGGATGAAATGAACCTTCATCTTCCCCAGACAGAAGAAGCCAAGGCTGAAGCCTACGTGTTAATGGGG ACCAAAGCTAACATGGTAACACCGAGGAACGGGGAGCCGCTGATTGCCGCCATCCAGGACTTTCTTACCG GCGCCTACCTTCTGACCCTGAGGGACACTTTCTTTGACCGCTCCAAGGCCTGCCAAATCATCGCCTCCATCCTGGTGGGGAAAGACGAGAAGATTAAAGTGCGCCTGCCACACCCGACCATCCTCAAG CCGGTCACTCTGTGGACAGGGAAGCAAGTTTTCAGCCTCATCATACAGCCCAGCCTTGACAACCCAGTACGTGCCAACCTGCGGACCAAGGGCAAGCAGTACTGCGGCAAGGGCGAGGACCTGTGCCACAATGATTCCT ACGTGACCATTCAGAACAGCGAGCTGATGTGCGGCAGCATGGACAAGGGCACCCTGGGATCCGGCTCCAAGAACAACATCTTCTACATCCTTCTGCGGGACTGGGGACAGCTGGAGGCGGCCAATGCCATGTCCCGGCTGGCGAGGCTGACACCGGTCTTCCTGT CCAACCGCGGCTTCTCCATTGGCATCGGGGACGTCACTCCGGGGCAGGGGCTACTGAAGGCCAAACAGGACCTGCTGGACGATGGATACAGGAAGTGTGACGAGTATATTGAGGCTCTGAACACGGGCAAACTGCAACAGCAGCCTGGGTGCAGTGCAGAGGAGACACTGGAG GCCCTGATTCTGCGGGAGCTGTCCGTGATCCGAGACCATGCGGGCAGCGCCTGTCTGAGAGAGCTGGACAAAAGCAACAGCCCCCTCATCATGGCCCTCTGTGGCTCCAAAG GTTCCTTCATTAACATCTCTCAGATGATTGCCTGCGTGGGCCAACAAGCCATCAGTGGCTCTCGTGTCCCCGATGGCTTTGAGAACAGATCGCTCCCACATTTCGACAAGCACTCAAAG CTCCCAGCCGCCAAGGGGTTCGTGGCCAACAGCTTCTATTCGGGGCTGACCCCCACCGAATTCTTCTTCCACACCATGGCCGGGCGGGAGGGCCTGGTGGACACGGCTGTGAAAACAGCAGAGAcgggatacatgcag AGGCGTCTGGTTAAGTCCCTTGAGGACCTATGCTCTCAGTATGACCTGACTGTCCGGAGCTCCACGGGGGACATCATCCAGTTCATCTACGGGGGCGATGGGCTGGACCCTGCGGCCATGGAAGGGAAGGACGAGCCCCTGGAGTTCAAGCGTGTCCTGGACAATGTTCGG GCTGTCTATCCCTGCCCGAAAGAACCAGCCCTCAGTAAGAATGAGCTTGTTCTAACCACCGAGTCCATCATGAAGAGATCGGAGTTCCTCTGCTGCCAGGATACGTATCTGCAG TCGCTCACAGACACAGGGTACAGACAGTATTACGAG GAGATAAAGAAGTTTGTGCAGGAAGTGTCTGAACGCATTAAGAAGACCCGCGATAAATATGGCATCAATGACAACGGCACCACTGAG CCGCGGGTGTTATATCAGCTGGACAGAATCACCCCCACGCAGCTGGAGAAGTTTTTAGAGACCTGTCGCGATAAGTACATGAG AGCTCAGATGGAGCCAGGCTCCGCTGTGGGGGCTCTCTGTGCACAGAGTATCGGGGAGCCCGGCACGCAGATGACCCTGAAAACGTTTCACTTTGCTGGAGTGGCTTCTATGAACATAACCCTGGGTGTGCCTCGCATCAAGGAGATCATCAACGCCTCGAAGAACATCAG CACGCCCATCATTACCGCCCAGCTGGACACAGACAATAACGCTGATTTTGCTCGTCTGGTGAAAGGCAGAATCGAGAAGACCTTGCTTGGAGAG ATCTCAGAGTACATTGAAGAAGTGTTTCTTCCTGATGACTGTTTTCTCCTGGTGAAGCTTTCTATGGAACGCATACGGCTTTTGAGGCTGGAA GGTCTCATATACCAGGAACACATCCCTGTCACTCGGACATTAGGGACAGgtacctctctctttcccttgttCACTAACAGTGACATCATAAAACACTTACCTGTCGCACTATTCTTCAGAGGTATCAGGAATACTTACCTCTCCCTCTGCCGCCCctcgcctctccctgtgccaccccaCGCCTCTCCCTGTGCCGCCTCTCGCTCTGACGCCCCTCGCCTCTCGCTCTGA